The following is a genomic window from Episyrphus balteatus chromosome 1, idEpiBalt1.1, whole genome shotgun sequence.
TgtttttgggccaaaaaaataattccagaAAATCCTCGGTACGgtatccaaaaactgctacataccaagtttgaagtggaTCGGCTTTAAccatttaggcccaatttattgactctccattaaacttaaatcgccattaaagggaattttaaaattaaaaaccaattttgtttaattcagactcttttaaggatttttttgaagtttggcatcattaactaattgagcattaaatttaaaagtcgttttagttaaaacaccaaattcgaccttttaagagggatttttagagtaaatggaggttttaaaaagaatttctatttattcactctccattagtgtcaaatgtcatttcatttattgtttagttattattttatttgaaaaatgtcaaatgagctaaagaaataaaaaaaaaaacatcacaattatgaataaaagtccagactagaatttttttgaaggtaTACAATACACATatgcatttgtaccataaaTAAGTTACACATTATATAAAATGACTGTGGCTCGCCAGAAATTCTATCATTGTTATCTATGGGTAGAGACAAAACttcatttaagatttttaatagacacaaaagtcaaagaaattaatgcatttcttgtctacttcgcacagatagtactagatctactagattacattctccacttcaaaactaatcagGTGCTGCATAATATAAGCATCTCAAAACATTGCAATTGACgccatgagaagaagagatcTAAAGCTCACCGCTggaaaaaatttcacttaactccttcttcttctcataGCTTCAATTGTAGGTTCTCGAGCATTTTCGCCTGGCGTTTTCAtctgcaaaatacttacgggccatagtttttatggttttacttcaaattcaaatctatttgatttgacaaaattgtagcttttgacagattatttttcaaaaaaaaaataaaaaatccctaggatatttttaacagagttttaaatttaaagtttccattaaaagtaagtactttaactaaagaagagtgaattaaatgaatttttaatgatgtatacttaaaggcgtcaatagtttaacaaggccgttaactaaagcgataaatataaacatttaatggaggcaggggcgtacactcccttggggcaagcggggcgttgccccggggcccccgaccgaccccagagcccccactggagacaatgcagagaagaaaactgttagcataaattgagttacgaagtaaccagggagacaaattatgtcattcagtgtaatgtataatgcattggtagccacacaatatatgtatattgattttaaaaaaagtttaccccaggggctccaaaaaaataaactgcttatttaaaagaaaaattataattttatcttagggccccaaaaaatattacttgaaaaatctttgccaccacaaataatacaaaaatattatttgaagatcctcaaaagtggttcaaaacaatcaaatggaaaattaaatataaattcaggggccccaacataaatacatcagggcccaaaataaaaacattacgttgttggtggcattccgaatattacttcagaacaaaGCCCCCAATACccattaattcttggctccaaaaaaatgatattatatttaaggggcctctaagcacttaattttgaggctctaaaaataatttttcagaggcccaaaaataaaaaaaaatatgtgcgatgatggaaaataaaatatgtatttattacttcagaacagaggccccaagaactatcaattcttagctaaaaaaattttattttaggggtctctaaatatttaattttgggggcccctagtacaagtgcttactacttttatgagagacattttaagtaagtatggCAAAGtacattacgaacatattaaaacattaaaataaacctaaaaataaataagccatacaaaaaaaaaacgtatggcgtatacgtaattttttttttgtaactaaggggcccccaaatatcaaaggggccccaaaattcagtcttaccccggggccccggcgactcaacgtacgccactgaatGGAGGcgcaataaattggcccttaggcTGTAGCTCTTTATACAGACCgacatacagacagactgacaaatctgtgataaaaacttaaaattttccgTATTCAGGGGGGGGACCACTAATTTACGTTGAATTATTGCTAAACTTTTTTAAGCACTTCTGGCAAGCGAAGAAATTTGATGATTGGttggtataaaaatttaaatacattgcATTTTATAATCGAAATTATAAAACTTATCAGTTACACGTTACACCTATTGACTTGAAAGGCTGGGAAATATCGAAAACATGATATTTTCTAAGAAAAGACGTGGTATCCCTACTGAAAACACCAAGATAATAGTCCAGTAAGACTCAAAAAGATCTTTGAGTCTGCAATTAAAAAAACCTTCGGATAGGATAGGTATGGCCTGGCAGATAGCATGCCATACTTTCAAAACTTTGATACAACAATTTGCAATTGGTTTCATCAACAGTCAGCCGGTCTAtgttaattgatttttaagaaaatagatTTATAGTTTGagattatacaaaaaatttctctgacaACTTTCTTACTGtaatatattgtatttattacaTATCACGTTATAGTCGATTTTTTCTGCATTTCCAAATTTCTTATTCAGCCCACAATTATTGAACTCTCTGTAACCTTTAACCtgttgatttttgtattttactctTGTATTGAATATTTTGCGATGTACATAAACTAATTATTCCCTATTCACAGTTATTCGccttaatattttcagatttatttaaatattgctcacattttttgtttattgaccatttcaatttcaatttttaagtaattttaacgtacctatattttgttcttttaatcTATCAAGATTTTTGTTGTCCTATTATAATattcatttaatttcaaaatgttgGCACGATTCCAATCAAAAACGATCATTATTGTCTATCACAATGTAGTCGTACATTATAttggaattaaattttaatcatttttgcatatttaaataaattcactacagcatttttaatataattcatGCAATACCTATATTTTAATGTCAATATGTCAAAAGTAAAAACCTACCCCGACTGATAATTAACTTAGCACTATCAAAATGCCACTGCTATATTATCACTTCACACCAACAAACTACACTCTAAACCGTAAATGATTTTTATCTCGTCAACAATTCGCaagatttatttatatttttattattttcttttatgtaaataataatgCGAGCTCTTTGCGGCGAGATACTTTTCAAAACACTAATTGCAAAAAATAGAAATGTGGGCCTTTTAAAGACTCGGATTGATGCGTTAGGATGTTACAGAACTATATGTTGCTTGTGATAGAATTATGTAGTTACACTGCGCATCACATGATTAagaacaatttattttacaacTAGAGTAAAAGATCTGGAATCgtataaacatttaaaataagttAAGAGTTCTCCGGTCTGACAGTTTTTTCTCCACCATTCAAATGAAATACCTAGTTTGAATCCGAAATGGACAATCCTTATGTGCTTGAGACTAGTTTTAaccaatcaaacaaataaataatttaaaaaaaaactttcacttcaagattttaattttgatactTGTAGTGTGACCaattatcctttttttattcacatcAATTAATTCGATTCTTTTTTAAACTGATGACAAGTTTCATGATTATTCCcttcaaatgtgtacttaatCTTGTGATTTGCAGTATATAATGCGCAATATACGATTATGAATGACGATGTTTACTGATCAAATTAATAATATCTACACCCCACGATGCAGAAGATTTAATAATTTTGCATACTTATCATTTCCATTTTAAATGtactacaatttaaaaataccatGCAATGgaaagaaaaacatttaaaatggaaaatttaagaTAACAGAAGAATGctgaaaatttaagaaaaacaaaaactattttgagttttataaggcaaacaaaattgtataccaaaatattaaaattaagaaaaatttgtcTTAGCTTCAATTTATTCACAATTTAAAGTcgatattaaaaatttgaattttttaaagtctaatGCTGTTGGTAATTCCACATGGGTTACAATCTTAAATGCGAAAAAAATCAGTCTCTAACTACCTTCAGAGTAAATGGATATATGTGTTTTGATACGCAGCCTTCAAAGAAGAGTAATagtaaaactttcaaaaactacatttttggttattttttttaatagttcaaaaatatatttttaaaatcaattctttttctttttttaagttggtgaatgttataaaaatttcatttttaagtgatggtttttttgtaaatggcataacaattttttcgaaaaattttaatttataaaaaggtatatttttaGAAACCGTCTCTAACGATAGCATACATAACCTAATTCgcttttaaacaaaactttaaaaaaatttacatttctcACGTTTCTTTTGTCCTTAGAaatattacatttaaattttttttcaaaaaatctctagCATTAAATTCTGTATTCCACAAGCTGTTGCAAGTTGCATTTTAAAGAATTGTTACTCAAACATTCAACATGActttgaaaccttttttttcatcaaaaaaatttcttctgaACAGGCTAATAGGTCTTATGTCCGATTTCACGACggatttttaaacattaaacagGCTTTTATACCTTAAAACGGGATTTTTTGGTTTCACCAATCACATTTAGATTTAGCAAGCTTTTAAACACCTTTATAAACTAAATGcccatttttgcatcattaaaGTGTCATTGAAATGTCATCAGATAATCAGCTGCAGTAAAgaagtgaatagaaaaaaagtatgTTCCAACTTTCCAAAAGAGGATCAGTTGTTGAGTTTTTGTTTGGCCGtcttatgtgtgtttttttttatcagcattaatttttaaaataaagaaacctattttgttttaacttttttattttgttcgcaTATCGAAATGGAGAAACATTTCTTGGCATTTTTTCAACACATAATGCTCTCTCATTATTTCTCACACATTTCGCttattagaaagaaaaaaacaatttttttccaggGATGTGAGGAGAAccttattttaacaaaaatttccctaaaatttccctttaagggcctgataaaatttaaaaagatttttgataaaagtgctTTTAGTCTTTGTTTATGAAATTTGATATTAGTTTGATGATTTTctataatttatcaaaaaaatttcacgaaaataggaaaaataacttttttaaaagaggccccaaataaaaaaatgtgaaaatagaaTAAGTTAAGTACGACAGTCACACGAAATACCTCATTTGCGCCTTTTCCGAACCGCAACACAAACCTTTTAActcaatttcttaaaattaaaattgtattatgttcgtacaattttaaaaacacaatattATATATAAACATTGCCTGtgcataatttcttcaaaaaagaacacaaaatttatcaaaaaataaccttataaaaatcaaatcagcaCTAAACAACagtaacgtattttttttttttacaattgagtcgttataattgaaagtggtataggtcacattttccttgattttcaaaaatatgtcaatttttgtaatcaaacgaacataataaaattatgtaagagaggaaccaaaatatcaaaaaaaaagggattttttgacaataatttttaaaaagtggagggaaagtggattgggtgataaaaagtgaaaaaacgcCTCTTTAGAGGTACAAAGGTTCAAAAAaactatagtattttttttgtaaatttttgaaaaaaaaaatacactttaattaatttttaaaaatgtcttcCAAATGCACCGAGTGAAACATTAGAgcaaggtctttttaagctttaTGGATCCCCTTGTCATCGAGATCATAAATGCTTATAAAAGGGTGGTTTGCAATAACAAAAAAGTCCTGAGGATTCTTCCATCCGTTGATTCCGTTAAAGGAGGTTTGTTTACTTTTATATGTATCAAATTACCTTAAAAGAAGGAATAAGCCAGTAAAAATcagtttaaagtaattttaaatttattgcttttaaaattcAGTAAAACCAATCTGCATTAAGAaagatttgtttgaaaaattatagtttACTTTTTATCTGAGCTTGTTTTTAATAAGAATAGAATTAAAAACAACATAGTTTCAGTTTAAAAGCTTTAGCCGTTGAAAAAACGAAATTGCATAGCAAAGTTGGAAGGACAGAAGTGCAAATCCAATTTTCAATTTGTCAAAGCCCTTTCATGTCTCAAAACTCTAAGTTTTCATAGTTTTATTCCTATCAAACGTTTATTGTGTTCCAACTTTATTACACAACAAACGAAAATCATATCACATTCTCAGAATTTTCACATGATTATgacaaaattaattaacttaTTTACTCATTTTCCACATTTAATTCAAAGCTATGTCGCATACCGTGTTATATCATATGATTTGAATAATAGGTCAAATGCCGGCAATCACCTACATAAATCAGAGTCATATCAACTAAAATTACCACCCCTCTCAACCTCTAACACACTCAGTAATCCACAAATATAGCTCTTACAAATTTCATCTATAGAAACTTTTAGCTTAGACACCATGTCGAGATTGAAAGATATAAATCTTATTGTTTGATTAGAGCGTATGCTTTAAATGGCAAATTGTTTGAGTAATTTAACAATTGCATTCGCGACACTGCCTAATCAAATAATGCGTAACGCATTCAACACGATGTGCAACTTTTAAAACTAACTAAACTATACATACAATATCACTTGAcccaaaaaaacagctttttttacaaaccattttttttttttcttctttttcattaCAGAAACCTTAGGATAGTTGTTGCATGTCTGATTCTATTGAATTCATTGATAACTGTACAGGCTATTGAAGATGACATTGAGAGTAATGCAACATTAATAAGTTTTGATGAAAGTGCAACGTCACCTTCAACTTCTACATcaacaaccacaacaacaactacaacaacaacatctacACCAAAGAGTTCGgttaagtttttccaaaaaagctcACCAAAGAAACGAAGAGTCGAAATAGACTCAATTCCAATTGGCCAAGATGCAGAAGATTGGAAATGTCCGAACATTACAAGTTCCAGGAGTTTGGAATGTGGCTGTGATTTGCCACATACTTTAAGATGCAATGGTGATCTTCATGGACTTTCGGTGAGTTTTTCTAAAAACagaagaagaaatattttttaacttaaaatgtaTAGGTCCTATCGGAGAGCCTTAGGGCATCCCCATATCCCATCTCGTTGCTTGATTGTTCACTAAGGAATGTGAGCTTTTTGAGTGAtgctaaaatttttgaaaacatatccTTGCATGGTTTGGTGATATCATCTGGTGAAATTAAAAGAGTCCACAAGTCAGCTTTTTTGGGCCTGAAGACACCACTTCAAGCTTTAGGTAAAAGCTGTTTCAAACTCACAAGATTTGTCTTTTCTTAATGTTTCAAATTTTAACAGGTTTGCCAAGTAACGCTCTTCTTAGTGTTCCCTGGAACTCCATTACCCATTTGACATCTTTGGAACGACTTGATTTGTCAAATAATAAGATAAAAGCTCTTGGAACTGCTGACTTTGCCAGCTTACAAAACCTCATTTATCTTGAATTAAGCAATAACCAAATATCCAGCATTTCTGTAAGGTCTTTCACAAATGCTAAAAGACTTGAAGTTTTAAAGCTTGGAGGCAATCGGCTGGGAGATTTTCCTTCGAGCTTGCGATCGCTTAGTCAGTGTTATAACCTTCGGTAAGCTTTTTTTTCCGaatattaaaaagtaatttaaatctCTTTTTCTTCTTCAGTCAATTAGATCTCAGTTCAAATTCAATAAATGGACCACTATCAGCGTCTACAATACCGGCTCTTCGGAATCTCGAGTCTCTCAACCTAGACAAAAACCTAATCAAAAGCATTCAGAATAAAGctttacaaaatttcagccaCTTAACTAGTCTGTCACTTCGACACAATCAAATTGATGTTCTGCAAGATCATGCTTTTTACGGACTTGGGGCTCTAGAAAACTTAGACTTGAGTTATAATGGAATTGTTGCTATATCAAGTTCTTCACTACAGCATTTGGCCCGTTTAAAAGTTCTTGATATTACTCATAACTTCTTGAGAGCTTTAACATCGGATTTGATTGCACCACTGCCATCTTTGAATGAGCTACGTCTATCAGGAAATGATATATCAATTGTTGCTAAAAACGCATTTGATGGAGCTAAGGAATTGAAGAGCTTATCTCTTCAAGAGAATCCACTTTCATGTGATTGTACAATTCGACCATTTGCTGAATGGCTTCAAGTTGCCAAATTACCATCACAAGATTTGATTAGTCCAACTTGTGTTACCCCACCGAGATTAGAGGGAGCTCCTTTGATTCAGGTTCCAGTTGAGTCATTGCACTGTGATATGGATAATATTGAAAAGGATAATGCCAATATCTTAGAGCAACTTGAAGCTCTCTCAAGACAGAATAACTCGACGAATATCAGGGATCTAAGTGAGAAGGTATTAAGTTTTGTATGAAATATTTGATGtacaatatttttcattaatcttttttctaaaattttagaTATCTTTATTGGAACTTCATTATTCAGCTGATTATGGACTTATTTTGCAATGGATTCTGAACCTCAGTCAAGATGATTACATGTGCGATGCAATTTTCGTTTACAAAGAAGAAAATATCAACGAAATTCTGATTGATAAATCACCGGtaagtttttttcgaattcagaAATCATATTTTACTGTTCCTAATACTTTCGAAAACTATAGCTTTCAAAAGCATTTCCCTAAAgcgaaaaattgaaatacaaatatattttgaaattagtGCAACAAATGTTTGTAGCAAAATGTATGTTTTacgaaaatggtaaataaatttcaaaaactaattatttGGAAAGTTCATGCAATTTGTGGTAACTTGCATGTTTTCatcatttttgacatttttgcaTTACTTACCTATGTAACTGTTATTAAAAGTATCTGTTATAGAAgcactttcttttttatttctcagTTTTAACAAAGAAGCGTTAAAACaactaaaaactttattttgaacagtaaaaaatttcaaattttttttgtaaaaatttttcgtaataaaaatatgggtttatttttaaaaaaattttggccatatttattgttatttgaattcagaaaagaaaatacCAATATTAGTAGAAGTAAAATAGTAGGTAAATacaatcaagaaataaaaaaaaacaattgttacactcatgaaacttggcaaaaagtttgcttttgggataagaaccaaggataaaaaagtctgtgtgtttttttcgcggacaagagcgagggggtgaaggtcaaaaatatattaaacaaaattgtttgtgcaATATCATCACGACatatgtttttaaggtattttttgatgctgaatctaatgacataaaaataaactcaaTGCAATTGCTCTAAGAAATGTTAtcgccgattaaaaacaagggtgcttgtttttttacctcAACGGAAACCCATGTGAGAAACATCCAACACTAATAAAATTCgagatgaaggttttagataaagcagggacaaaggattcgaaaagttcttaaaattttgtatggtgagagtgtttttttgatgggttgagttatgtgtgagaaaggaataataacagctgacttatattttattaatttttaaaacttggtgaaaagttttgtttggtatTAGAATTAGGAAtttataaagtgtacaaaattatttagagtgaaagggtgttttttttttttttaatgatgaaatTCCGAACTAGTACCACAAAAAGTGGGAAAAAACTGTTACaccaataaaaattggtaaaaatgtatCACTTATAATAGAAACTAAGAATCCaagcagtctatacaaatattttatgtgaaatggtatttttttttggaaaaagggaaatccgcgataagtccgataaaatcaatggtatgaAAGGtgcccttacgaaattcattatttattaaataattatactGACGTTTGaataaaagataataaaaattgaAGCAATTCGGttgggttccctaataatttttttaagttactcAACTTTATATTTGTTTTCTGAAACCGGTTCCTTATCAAATTTGGGAATAATAAAATATAGTAGCGGTTAAAtcgtttgattttatttttcattcttttttttctaaaaaaagaaaaaattgtttctccTCAAAAAAATAGCtccttttcattattttttttttttttttaactttttaaaatacaataaatataGTAACAATCGGTTAGTATTGAATTTGTGGCActccttttatttaagatactGCATCATTATTGCAGTTTAATTTCCAAATTCCCTAACTACGGACTGCAAGATTTCTATGTCTTCTAAAAGCAGTTTAAAAGGCCTTTCAAAAATACCaatctttttat
Proteins encoded in this region:
- the LOC129907171 gene encoding uncharacterized protein LOC129907171, which gives rise to MDLSMKFFTMRNLRIVVACLILLNSLITVQAIEDDIESNATLISFDESATSPSTSTSTTTTTTTTTTSTPKSSVKFFQKSSPKKRRVEIDSIPIGQDAEDWKCPNITSSRSLECGCDLPHTLRCNGDLHGLSVLSESLRASPYPISLLDCSLRNVSFLSDAKIFENISLHGLVISSGEIKRVHKSAFLGLKTPLQALGLPSNALLSVPWNSITHLTSLERLDLSNNKIKALGTADFASLQNLIYLELSNNQISSISVRSFTNAKRLEVLKLGGNRLGDFPSSLRSLSQCYNLRQLDLSSNSINGPLSASTIPALRNLESLNLDKNLIKSIQNKALQNFSHLTSLSLRHNQIDVLQDHAFYGLGALENLDLSYNGIVAISSSSLQHLARLKVLDITHNFLRALTSDLIAPLPSLNELRLSGNDISIVAKNAFDGAKELKSLSLQENPLSCDCTIRPFAEWLQVAKLPSQDLISPTCVTPPRLEGAPLIQVPVESLHCDMDNIEKDNANILEQLEALSRQNNSTNIRDLSEKISLLELHYSADYGLILQWILNLSQDDYMCDAIFVYKEENINEILIDKSPIHCESKIINGQNTVSVIVPESSILEIGESYRFCLVLVQEDNPKSEVVIGCSNITKLQLSNPNSNFEIRPPTTSLNRRPIYASDISNFDRVSTHSDEISGNDDQSPLSAGRKYSRSEYPNGENVRAYNFIDSLNKSFLPGLGLGILVTSIFVLIWGATRIRSNSRPSTPTATTCYAASERIAHLADPEHGARYLKLQATTSL